The Sesamum indicum cultivar Zhongzhi No. 13 linkage group LG6, S_indicum_v1.0, whole genome shotgun sequence genome has a segment encoding these proteins:
- the LOC105164573 gene encoding probable LRR receptor-like serine/threonine-protein kinase At1g56130, with amino-acid sequence MSKYLPVFNRTTTSPLSVCKSCVCRSLGSACEMGVLSFSLLVIWMLETVAAQPKTEPREVDAINKIIDHWNLRSKLNLSVDPCTPNATWAPETANPRIACDCSDTICHITHLKIYALDISGEIPQELFLLTELSDLNLNQNVLNGSIPPEIGQLLKMEYLALGTNNFTGPVPAELGNLTKLLSLSVSSNNLQGRLPPQLGNLTSLHQLYIDSSGVSGPIPQELSNLKSLQILWASDNRFRGKIPEFLGTFTNLKVLRLEGTNLEGPIPSSFASLTKLEDLRISDLGPSDSSLDFLENLSSLSILSLRNCGIRGQIPNRLSTLPNLKILDLSFNKLTGQIPASFKTFPSLQYLYLGSNNLDGDLPSDVITSSLVALDVSFNPLTGNVPLDRKDISVNVVGTSINDVNLNNEKASSMLHCLQGNTECRTKGPSTSFSINSGGTEQAAADGIKFDDDSEQLGAASLYTSTNNRWAVSSTGVFISNPNGPQYTAQTDSQITGTLDSELYKTARISPSSMRYYGLGLENGVYRVELHFAEIQMMDDPTSWKALGRRVFDVYIQGVKVVQDFNILNEAGGSKRALIKTFEANVTNTVMDIHLLWAGKGTCCIPFQSTYGPLVSAIHVSQVTEFKDSSKSNKRRVGKILGISIGCAAGVLIICSVFYLWQTKKEAGHMRIHSGKD; translated from the exons ATGTCCAAATATCTCCCAGTTTTTAACAGGACAACTACTTCACCTCTTTCAGTTTGTAAGAGCTGTGTGTGTCGTTCTCTTGGATCAGCTTGTGAAATGGGGGTTTTGAGTTTCTCTTTGCTTGTAATTTGGATGCTTGAAACTGTTGCTGCACAGCCAAAAACTGAACCCCGTGAAG TGGATGCTATAAACAAGATAATTGATCATTGGAATCTAAGAAGCAAGCTGAATTTAAGTGTTGATCCCTGCACCCCAAATGCTACCTGGGCTCCTGAGACTGCTAATCCAAGAATTGCCTGCGACTGTTCAGATACTATCTGCCACATTACTCACtt aaaaatatatgcCTTAGATATCTCTGGTGAAATCCCTCAAGAATTGTTTCTGCTGACAGAATTGAGCGACTT GAATTTGAATCAGAATGTGTTAAATGGATCCATCCCACCAGAGATTGGACAGCTGTTGAAAATGGAATACTT GGCCTTGGGCACTAACAATTTCACAGGTCCAGTTCCTGCGGAGCTCGGCAACCTAACCAAGTTGCTCTCCCT AAGTGTTAGCTCAAACAATTTGCAAGGGAGGCTGCCTCCTCAGCTCGGAAACTTAACCTCCTTACACCAGCT GTACATTGATAGTAGCGGGGTGAGTGGGCCAATTCCACAAGAATTATCAAACTTGAAATCCCTCCAGATACT ATGGGCATCTGATAATCGTTTCCGTGGAAAGATTCCAGAATTCTTGGGAACTTTTACTAATCTCAAAGTCCT GAGACTGGAAGGAACAAATCTCGAGGGCCCGATTCCAAGCAGCTTTGCTTCTCTAACCAAACTGGAGGACTT GAGAATTAGTGATCTTGGTCCAAGTGATAGTTCTCTGGATTTCTTAGAGAATTTGTCGAGTCTCTCCATATT ATCGTTGAGAAACTGTGGAATTCGAGGCCAAATTCCAAACCGATTAAGCACGTTGCCCAACCTGAAAATCTT GGACCTCAGCTTCAACAAGTTGACAGGTCAAATTCCAGCTTCATTCAAAACATTTCCATCGTTACAGTACCT ATATCTTGGAAGTAATAACCTGGATGGTGATCTACCTTCTGATGTTATAACTTCTTCACTTGTTGCCTT AGACGTGTCGTTCAATCCTCTCACGGGGAATGTCCCTCTTGATCGAAAAGATATATCAGT AAATGTAGTTGGAACTTCCATTAACGATGTCAATTTGAATAACGA AAAGGCGTCCAGTATGTTACATTGCCTTCAAGGCAATACAGAGTGCAGAACTAAAGGTCCATCCA CTTCATTTTCTATCAACAGTGGAGGAACGGAACAAGCGGCTGCAGATGgcatcaaatttgatgatgaCTCAGAACAGCTAGGAGCAGCCTCATTGTACACAAGCACCAACAATCGATGGGCGGTTAGCAGCACTGGAGTTTTCATTTCCAACCCGAATGGACCTCAGTATACAGCTCAGACGGACTCTCAAATCACAGGGACTTTGGATTCTGAACTTTATAAAACAGCTAGGATATCACCAAGCTCAATGCGGTACTATGGCCTTGGATTGGAGAATGGTGTATACCGAGTTGAGCTCCACTTTGCTGAGATACAGATGATGGATGATCCCACTTCTTGGAAAGCTCTAGGTCGACGTGTATTTGATGTCTACATTCAG GGTGTAAAAGTAGTTCAAGATTTCAATATACTAAATGAAGCTGGAGGATCCAAGAGAGCGCTGATCAAGACATTCGAGGCAAACGTTACCAACACAGTGATGGACATTCATCTCTTGTGGGCTGGAAAAGGGACCTGTTGCATTCCCTTCCAAAGCACATATGGTCCTTTAGTCTCGGCCATACACGTCTCTCAAG TTACTGAGTTCAAGGATTCATCCAAGAGCAACAAAAGGCGTGTGGGAAAAATTCTGGGGATATCCATTGGATGTGCAGCAGGAGTACTGATAATATGTTCGGTTTTCTATCTGTGGCAAACAAAGAAAGAGGCGGGCCACATGAGAATTCACTCTGGGAAAGATTAA